The genomic window GCTGGTCTGGGCTTGGATTAGGTCCTGCTAAATCAGTAATTCAGtcctttttcttccagctggCTAAGATGCCTGGGTGGCTCCCTTCATCGTAACATCAGAGCACTTCCCAATCTTTCAGCCTCCCACACAGCACGAGGCAGAGCGGGGCTGTTACCAAACgctattttctcttttacaacTGGGAGAAttgagaaacagcagcagcaggagagttGCTCAAGGTTATATGGGAAATACTCCGCTCTGAATGCAACTCTTGGTTCCTCGTCAGTGCCTCTTCCTCaccatctccctcctcttcctcagcctctAGGCTTTGtgagagtggtttttttctttttctttaaatacaccACCATTCTTTCCTGCCAGTGAAGGAAACCTTCCCAAGGAACAGCTGACTGTAACAATGATGCAGCAGTGCCTGCCTGAGCCTGCAGTCTGTTTGAAACAATGATGAGAGAAATGGGGCTGCTCTGCATTAACAGCGCCTTATCTCGAGCCTCTGGGAAATGCCATGTAAATGTGGACACAGCTAAAATTCACGGGGGACAGAAACAGCCCAGAAAGCAGACAGACCATCAATCGCCCTCTCTGCATTTGAAGCACTTGATGCAAGAGAGGTCAGATTTTGGTCCACAGGTGAGATAAGCTATAAAGAACCTGATTATTTCTCCCCAGACGAGGAACATGAGGCTACTTGGCCAGGAGAAGATGACGGAGCAAAACTTACTGTCAGAAGCTGAACCATATCCACAGGTCTCTGCGAAATGGGGTGAGGAGACGGCTCTTGTTTGAGAGCGGACTGTGGCTCCGGGCGATTGAGGGGCAGCCCCGGCGGGGCCCCAGGACCTGATGTCGTGGGGATAAACATGGATTGCTTGGGAACCGCCTGAGGTTGGTGCGGTGACGGAAGCTCCTGTTTCATCGAAATGGCAACGGGCGAAGGGTAGGAGGTCTGGCCCGTGTCCGCTTGTGCCCTCTGAAGGTGAACGTGAGGGTCTATCTGTGCCGCATGCCTATTTACAGTGGGGTGGTGACTCTGTTCAGGTCCCGCTGCTGGCGGGCCCTTGGGATCCTGGGGAATCTGAGGAGTCTTGCTGCGTACTGGCTGGCTGGGGTGTGAGTGTTCACCCTCCGGTAGACCCTGGGAAGCAGGTggtgggggaaaaaggaaagattttacgCTGTGGGCATATCAGAACTCGTTAAATTCAACAATAAGGCTGCCAGGACACCATCAGATTGCTGGGGGAGAAACCTGTGTCTCTACACCACAGCACCAGCCCTGCTACGGTGAAGCCTGGACCAGTCCCCCTGTTCCAAGGCTACCCCACCAGCCTCTCACACCCAAGAGGTGAAACCACATCTCCTGAATTCTGGCCCAAGCCCTTCCTTAGCCCACGGATGTCTGACCTACACGCCACCTTGATGTTAACAATTCTCCCCCCTGACACCTCTAAGTCTAGAAACCTGTAGGCAGCTTCACACTTTCTGGTTTGAGTTCTAGAGTAGTTAAGAAAACGTGTTATTTCAGCTTCCTCTAATGCTAAGCAGCATTCAAACCCCATTTCCCAAACAAAATAGCTCTTCTTGTGCTATGAACTTAAGTAGGGCTTGGAAACTATCCACAGACAGCTAAACTCAGCTCCCGCGGCCACGCAGAGCCATGCTGGGGCTGTAATTAGCTCAAAGCACTCTAGATTTCAGGTAGGAGAAGAAAGGGTTTTATTTCTCACCTGAGATGGGGTCATGCTCCGGGAAGGCAGCCCGATGGGTGAGGCACCTGGGAACTGAGGATGCCCGAGCTGTGCCGCTGTATGGTAATTCCTCATGTCACCATACACAGACCGATAATCGTGAAAGGAGCTCCCCGTGGGGTGCATGATCTGTACTCCGTGCGGTACCACCACCGGCTGCGTCAAAGGCAGTCCAGGcagctggctgctggaggggacgctgAGGAGCCGGGGCTCACTGTGAGGAGAGTGCGCCATCTTGCCTTCAGAGGATTTTGGcgtctcttttccaggctgagggGTCTTACTGACAGGGGGAGTTTTCACAGCCCCTTCAGGTGTTCGGGATTGTCTCGTTTCTGAGTGGTGCTCACCCACAGCAGCCATGTGTGGGTGCATGATCATCCTCACATCCCGGGGGACGTTGTACTGGTCAAGCCTGATGCTCGTGGGATGCATGCGGTAATCTGGCTGCATCACCAGCACGTCAGACTGAACGGGGGCTGGTCCTCGGCACACCGTGGTGTGGTGGTAGTGCATCTCCTCCTCAGGGGGATGCTGAGAAGACAGAGGAGGCATGACTATGTCTCGTATCGGAGCTGGCTGAGGTGTGCTGGATCGCTGAGGTTTGATCTCTATCTGGGgttgcagagcagctctgggggAGTGGAGAGCTTCTGGGCGGATGCCGTAAGGGATGCCGGAGAGAGGAGGGGTGTTCATCCTCACCTCACCTTGGGACAGATGGCCCAGGGACACAGTCTGTGTTACGCTGTGAGGAGGCATGATAACAGATTGCTCAGGATGCATGCTGGATATGTACTGAGGAACGGGAATTCCTGGCGCCAGCATGACCGGGGTGCTGCTCGATAAAGCTGGAGATGAGGTACTGCCAGGATGACAAGCCCGGGGGAACGGTGATGGCGAGTGCCCGCTAGTACGCGGTGAGTGTGGCTCCTGTTTTGTGACCCCCAAGTGGGAAATAGCCCGGTCAGTTGGGGTGCTGGGTCCCGAGCTGACGTGGTTTGCTTCCGAATGCATTTTCCCAGAGAGGGAAGGGTGGTGAGGACTAACTCCGGGACTCAAGTTGGAGGGTTGCAGAGTCTTGGTCTCCACTTTCAGAGCAGCTGGATCGGACAGTTTTTTGTTCACAACCATCTGGTTGTGAACAAGTACGGGTGGAGTGTTTACAGTCTGTGTGAGGACTTTACCAGGCTGAGATGCTGGAGTCTGGACAGAAAGGTGGGACGAGTCAGACTTCTCCAGCGCAGTGCGCTCTTGTTTAACGGAGGAGATGACGGGCGACGTATTATAGGGTTGTGATCCTAGTACCAAAGAAGAATGTGTGGAAACAGTCCCGTAGCCCGCCGAAGTCTGGGAGCCTTTCGGTGTGGGCTGAGATGGCGTGATAGGTTCTTGTTTAATCTGAGACTTGGATACAGACTGCTGAAACTCTATGTCGACAGCGCTGGCTGGAGGAATCTGGCTGATCTTGGCACTAATTCGCTGAGGGCCTTCCGTCTTCTGTCCCGAGTAACTCAGAAGCACTACCCCTTCCGAGGTGTTCACTCGCAGCCCTGGACTGGACCCAGTCTCTACAGGCCTCTCCTCAATAATAGACATCGATCCCGGATGAAACCGACTGTTATCATTTGTGCTTGACCTCTGCTTAAATTTCGGTGACGGGGCATTGACAAGACACGTCTGGGTTTGGGGAGCTTGCTTCACCAAGGTGATCCTTGGAGCCTCCTCCAGATCCACGCTGTGGGGCATCCTGCTTATAACAGAAGTGGCTTTGGGAGCAATCACAGTACTTATCTTTTCCTTCTCGCTGAACACCGGTGCTTCAGCCACTGGTGGGTCCAAGGCGTTGGTGACGGGAACTGCTGGCTTCTCCTCTGAAACTGGCTTTATGGCCTCTACCGCAGGGTGGAGGGGTGCCTCCTCCAAACAAGGTGCGCTCACTGGCTCGGCGTGTGTCGTCGTCACATGCGTGGAGGTTATGCTTGTTGCCGAGACGTACTTGGGCTCCATGAGTATCTTCCTCAAAGTGCTGGAGTTTGTATTGATATCTGATGCCTTTGTGTCTGGTGGGAGAGCAGGTGGGGGCGTGGAACGGGCACGGGGTTCCTCATGCCTCACCATCCACTCTGGCACTTTGGCAGTGCCAGAGTGAAGGGGGACGATTGTGGTGGGCACTGGGGTGGGCAGCTTGGCCACTGCTGAAGGGACAGCAGGAAGGGTTGCATTTGGAGCGCTCGGCGGTGTGATGGGCGCGTTCTCCATGGGCGACCGTATCTTGAATCCACTCTGACTTCCCTCATCAAGGGGAACTGGTGGGGTGGCCAGGTCTAGAGGAGTCAGAGCGGGCGCTTTCGGTGAAGTGCTGCTCTCAGCAACAGCTTCGTGCGCAACCACAATGTCAGTGGCTGCAGCCTTGCTGGCGTCAGAAGCACTTGGTTCCACGGACGCCTGAGCCACTGTTTTAGTTTGCTTCTCCTCCTTAGAGGCTTCTTCGGGTTTTGTCTTTACTTCGTTAGTGGGGGGCGACTTGCTCTGCACCCTCTCCAGCTCAAAGGTGTTGACTTCAGCGGCATCGCCCTTTCTGCCCGTGCTCCTTTTGCGTCTCTGCCGCGTGGTTTTCTGACGGCCCTTTTCCTTCCGAGCAACTTCAGCCTCCTGCAAGGTCTCGGCCTCCTGTGCAGAATTGGAAGATTCACTGAAGCTGACTTCGGCCTCCTTGCTCTCCGTCTCTACTGTCgatggggcagagctgggaaccGGCTGCACGGTGGGCTCAACAGCAGCCTCCGTTTCTAGGATATTATTCACTGCCTGATCAGTCTCGGGCTCCATCTCCCCCCGAGGAGATGGTAACACCAAGGGCTCTGCAGGGATTTCAGCTTCTGATTCAGCGGGATACGTCGGGGGTGCAGGAAAGCTTTCAGTCTCCCCAGAAATATCATTGATGATGGAGCCGATGGCTGCCGCCAACTCTGTTTCACTAGCTTGATGTGCAGGTttatctccctcctcctcctgacGAACTTCAGGTACATCTGCTGTCGGCTCTTTGTAGGCAGCAATTGATGGAGGAGTTTCAGTGAGTTTTGCAATATTCTCCACGGCCTGCTCAAGTTCAATCTGTTTTGCTAACTGGGCAGCTTCAGGGGACTGCTTTGGTTCCCGCACCacctctttttccatttctgggaATGAATCTTCTACCTCACTCTTAGCAAAATGGGGTGACAAGATGTCCTCTTTCTGGGGGCTCTTAATTTTGGCCGGTGACACCGCCAccggctctgcctcctcctcagtTGGCCGCAAGGCACCCTTGACTTCGTCCACATTGAGGCGTATTTCTACATTTTTGAGACACACGGATGCTTTATCTACAACAGTTTTGGTATTTTTATACCTTCCCCTTTTGGATTTCGTAACTTTCTCTGGCACCGGCTTCTTTTCAATGATCTCAACTGTGGGGATTTCTAGCTGGTTTTTCTCTGCATCCAGTTCTTTCCTATCGCGTTTCTGCTCACTCGCTGCCAGCTCTTTCTCagtggcttttgctttgctgctgttgtcaCCAATGCTTGTCTCCTGACCACTTCTTTCAGCAGCCTCTTCAGATTCAGCCGAGGTATCGGCTTTCGGttcattcttccctttcttcccctgttGGCTGGTAGCAGCTGATGAGTGACTGTGTGTTAGCTTCTGGGATCTAGGAGACCTCCAACCTTCTGCAGGCTTAGGAGCTTCCACAGCATCTTTAGTTTCAGACTCCTCCACCTCTTGCTGTACCGGTTCTGTCTTTATCGGAGAGATGTCCTCCTCTGGCTTACGGCGGGTTTTTGGAGGTCTTCCCCTCCTCGGGGTCGTAGGAACAGTTGTCACTGTTTCTTGCGGTTCCTTCTCCCCTCTCTTCCTGGTGGATCTAGTGACCTCCATGGAGTCCTTCACTGGAGATGGGCCTTCATTGTCCCCTGTGGTAGCGTAGACTGACCTTACGTTTCTGCGCCTAGTACGGCCTATTGGCAAGCTTGGCTCCACATTTTCTGGCTCTGCAGCAGAACTAGGGGATTTAGCAGCATTCCTTGAAACCTTCTCTGCTTCCACTTTCAATTCGGAAAGTTTCTGCGTCTCCCCACGAGGAGAGCTTGACCTTTTAAGTTTTTCACGGTCAATTCTTTCGCTCTTTCTCGTGACGGGTTTTTCTGTCACATTAGCTGCAGCTGATTGCACAGGAGTCTTGGAGCGTTTACTCTTGTAGGACTTCTTATCTTTTACAACAACTGGAGGTTCAGCTTCCATATCATTGTCAGAAACGGGCGGCAGGACCTCAGCAGCCACCTCCACCTTTTGATTTGCACTAGCATCAGTGTTGGCAGAAGGTGGAGGATTTTCTTCTTTAGGTTCAGCAGCCTCATCGGACTTCTGAACTAGCTTGGGCGGAGGTGGAATCAGCTGGGCAGCTTCGGGTTCTGGATCTACACTTATGTCTGCTTGGGAAAACGAAGCTCCAGGAGTAGGAGGCTTTGTATCCAAGTATGAAGGGTGCTCTGTTGCCACAGCATCTTCCTCTGGCGCCAGGGTAGTAGCAACAACTTCTTTACTAGCTTCTACGACTGGCGGGGGTTCAGTTTGCTCAGGTGGTTCGATTTTGACAGGAGCAGCAAGTTCAGGAAAAGGTTTTTGTTCCTCTACTGCAGAAGCAGGTTCagatggtttttcttcttttacagaagTTGCCTCCACCACTACCTTTTCATTTGCTACCTTCTCAACCGGTGCTGGTTCCTGTGGTAGGACAGTAACCGAAGAGGGACCGACTACTGAGGAAGTTTTATGTTCCAGTTCTTTACTATCAGGAACTGTTTCTGGTGTTTTCGGTCGGTTTTCTTTATCTTCctgtttttccacttcttttggTTTCTgatccttctccttttctttctgctgcattCGCGTTAGTTCAACAAATCTACTGTGGAAGAGAACCACCGGTTCTTGCACCAAATCAGCCACACTGTTAGTCCCATCAGAGGAAGACTGTCTCCCGTACAATCTACCAGAAATGAAGTCGAGATCATCGTCTTTTCTCTCTAAATGCTGCAGGCGCTTGGAGTCCTGTTCAAAGATTGAACTATGCAAAAACCGAGAAGCAAACAGTTCCTGTCTTTCTTGTTCCTCCTCTTTATGATCTTCTTTCTTATCATCCAGTTTTCCACCTTCTGAATcagtcctgatttttttctttttcatataccAAGAGGGAATAGGTCTTGGAGCTGAGTCAACCTTCTCTTTGTCTTTATTGTTTCTAAAACTAGCAAATCTTGAATCCCAATCTAGAAAGGACCAATTTTCTTCTCTGGATGAAGAGAGAGATTTAGCTCTTTCAAGCAAGGCCTTTGTGTCTGGTGTGATTGTCTTGTCCAATGCAAAAGAgtaaaatttgtttctttctaagGAACTTGACAGTCTTTCCTCTCTTTCACGTAACTTCTCTTCTCTGTCCCTTAATAAAAAAGACAACCTGGAACTCTCTAACAAGGATGAGGCTTTTGGGGAATGGGGCTTGTTTTCACTGTCATCATCTGAATCTGAAGGCACCTCCCCTGGTTCCAGGTCTCGGACAGACCGCTTGCGTATGCTGTCTCTTTTGACGATGCTGCTTGGAAAGCTAATATCAACTCTGCCAGGCTCCTGCTTCACTTGTGTTTCCCACCTACTTGAGTCATCTTCAGAACTCAATACAGATAGTTTTATTTTAGCCATTTCTGCCATCTGCTCCCTTCTGCTGGAATCATAAGGATTAAATTTTAGTGAGTCCTCCCTCACAGTCATGTTGGAGTACGAAAGAcccttttcttctattttaggTGACTCTTTGGTTTCCTTTAATGGCATTAGCCTTGGAGAATCGAGTGTATCATCATCTTCATGGAAAGGGAAGTGTCGGATACTAGGGGAACAAGATGTCCTTTCAGAGTCCTCACTCACCTGACGAGAACTTCTgtagtttctttctcttttagtgCTAATTTCAAAGTCAAACTGGtcagtctttttccttttacttggTGGAGAGTCATCGGTGACATCTTGCGGAGGTTTTCCCACCTCATGGACCAAGCTCCGTCTTTCATATTCATCCACATCTTTCTTTGGACTGCCAAACTTCTCAGACTTCGCTATCTCCATTTCCAGCTGCTGTTTTAGCCTGCGACTTTGCTCCATTTGTTTCCTGTAACTTTGCGTGTGGTCAATGTCAATGCCAATTTTCTCCTCTGTATCAGTTGACTGAGGCTTCTCTTGGCCAAGTTTATGGTCGGGTGTGTCTTCAGGAAGACCAGAGTAATTCTTCCTTGCATCCTCTCTCTCTGTTCCTTGGTCATCTAGTAGCTGTACCTGTTTATGCTGGGGTTTTACTGGATTCAATTTTTTAGAAGAGAGTTCCTGAACTTCCACTGGTTCATCGGCTGCCTCTATTAGCCTCGCCTGCAGATCTAGGGTGGGACGCATGCCAATCCCACCAACATTAAGAGTCTCCTGAATTTCTTTGGGACTAGTAACAGGAATAAGTCTTTCCAGTTTGAGTTTTTTAGATTCCCTTTTAAGCATCTCCTTCCTCAGGGGTTTTCTCTCCAATTCTCCTTCCCTTAACATTGTCGCTTCTCTAGATGAAGCCGTTGCATCAAGCTGCTTTTTCAAAACCATGCGTGCATCTTCCTCATCTTGGCTGCTTCTTTTTACTTCCAGTTTTTGCCTGTCAGGCTTCAGATTTGCATCAGCAAAACGTCTTTTACGAGCCTCCAACTTATCTAAATCTACCGCGTTGGCCCCCTCAGAAGTTTGCTCTGTCTTCAAGTGCTTTTTGGGTTTCAGTTTTCCCTCCTTATCCACCACTTCTACGTGACT from Accipiter gentilis chromosome 1, bAccGen1.1, whole genome shotgun sequence includes these protein-coding regions:
- the SPEN gene encoding msx2-interacting protein isoform X5 → MVRETRHLWVGNLPENVREEKIIEHFKRYGRVESVKILPKRGSEGGVAAFVDFVDIKSAQKAHNSVNKMGDRDLRTDYNEPGTIPSAARGLDDTVSIASRSREVSGFRGGGGGPTYGPPPSLHAREGRYERRLDGASDNRERAYEHSAYGHHERGTGGFDRTRHYDQDYYRDPRERTLQHGLYYTSRSRSPNRFDAHDPRYEPRAREQFTLPSVVHRDIYRDDITREVRGRRPERNYQHSRSRSPHSSQSRTQSPQRLASQASRPTRSPSGSGSRSRSSSSDSISSSSSTSSDSSDSSSSSSDESPARSVQSTAVPAPASQLLPSLEKDEPRKSFGIKVQNLPVRSTDTSLKDGLFHEFKKYGKVTSVQIHGASEERYGLVFFRQQEDQEKALNASKGKLFFGMQIEVTAWIGPETESENEFRPLDERIDEFHPKATRTLFIGNLEKTTTYHDLRNIFQRFGGIVDIDIKKVNGVPQYAFLQYCDIASVCKAIKKMDGEYLGNNRLKLGFGKSMPTNCVWLDGLSTNVTDQYLTRHFCRYGPVVKVDFANRESQLAFYHSMEKTGQDIRDFYEMLAERRDERRGSYEYAPDRTYYETVRTPGTYPEDPRREYPARGREFYAEWDPYQGDYYDPRYYDDPREYRDYRGDPYEQDIREYSYRQRERERERERFESDRDRDHERRPIERSQSPTHSRRPQSPGASPSQSERLQSDSERRIYSRSSDRSGSCSSLSPPRYDKLDKARVERYAKNEKTEKERVFEQERVDKEKRLVRKEKPEKSEKEKTDKQKRKAKIHSPSSQSSETDQENEREPSPEKLKGNSKQSKERGDKEGTAKNRLELMPCVVLTRVKEKEGKVIDQPTLEKLRAKLDNDTMKSPLLEQKTQTSQAEQTKSDQSKLEPVRTKVQKEKALASHVEVVDKEGKLKPKKHLKTEQTSEGANAVDLDKLEARKRRFADANLKPDRQKLEVKRSSQDEEDARMVLKKQLDATASSREATMLREGELERKPLRKEMLKRESKKLKLERLIPVTSPKEIQETLNVGGIGMRPTLDLQARLIEAADEPVEVQELSSKKLNPVKPQHKQVQLLDDQGTEREDARKNYSGLPEDTPDHKLGQEKPQSTDTEEKIGIDIDHTQSYRKQMEQSRRLKQQLEMEIAKSEKFGSPKKDVDEYERRSLVHEVGKPPQDVTDDSPPSKRKKTDQFDFEISTKRERNYRSSRQVSEDSERTSCSPSIRHFPFHEDDDTLDSPRLMPLKETKESPKIEEKGLSYSNMTVREDSLKFNPYDSSRREQMAEMAKIKLSVLSSEDDSSRWETQVKQEPGRVDISFPSSIVKRDSIRKRSVRDLEPGEVPSDSDDDSENKPHSPKASSLLESSRLSFLLRDREEKLREREERLSSSLERNKFYSFALDKTITPDTKALLERAKSLSSSREENWSFLDWDSRFASFRNNKDKEKVDSAPRPIPSWYMKKKKIRTDSEGGKLDDKKEDHKEEEQERQELFASRFLHSSIFEQDSKRLQHLERKDDDLDFISGRLYGRQSSSDGTNSVADLVQEPVVLFHSRFVELTRMQQKEKEKDQKPKEVEKQEDKENRPKTPETVPDSKELEHKTSSVVGPSSVTVLPQEPAPVEKVANEKVVVEATSVKEEKPSEPASAVEEQKPFPELAAPVKIEPPEQTEPPPVVEASKEVVATTLAPEEDAVATEHPSYLDTKPPTPGASFSQADISVDPEPEAAQLIPPPPKLVQKSDEAAEPKEENPPPSANTDASANQKVEVAAEVLPPVSDNDMEAEPPVVVKDKKSYKSKRSKTPVQSAAANVTEKPVTRKSERIDREKLKRSSSPRGETQKLSELKVEAEKVSRNAAKSPSSAAEPENVEPSLPIGRTRRRNVRSVYATTGDNEGPSPVKDSMEVTRSTRKRGEKEPQETVTTVPTTPRRGRPPKTRRKPEEDISPIKTEPVQQEVEESETKDAVEAPKPAEGWRSPRSQKLTHSHSSAATSQQGKKGKNEPKADTSAESEEAAERSGQETSIGDNSSKAKATEKELAASEQKRDRKELDAEKNQLEIPTVEIIEKKPVPEKVTKSKRGRYKNTKTVVDKASVCLKNVEIRLNVDEVKGALRPTEEEAEPVAVSPAKIKSPQKEDILSPHFAKSEVEDSFPEMEKEVVREPKQSPEAAQLAKQIELEQAVENIAKLTETPPSIAAYKEPTADVPEVRQEEEGDKPAHQASETELAAAIGSIINDISGETESFPAPPTYPAESEAEIPAEPLVLPSPRGEMEPETDQAVNNILETEAAVEPTVQPVPSSAPSTVETESKEAEVSFSESSNSAQEAETLQEAEVARKEKGRQKTTRQRRKRSTGRKGDAAEVNTFELERVQSKSPPTNEVKTKPEEASKEEKQTKTVAQASVEPSASDASKAAATDIVVAHEAVAESSTSPKAPALTPLDLATPPVPLDEGSQSGFKIRSPMENAPITPPSAPNATLPAVPSAVAKLPTPVPTTIVPLHSGTAKVPEWMVRHEEPRARSTPPPALPPDTKASDINTNSSTLRKILMEPKYVSATSITSTHVTTTHAEPVSAPCLEEAPLHPAVEAIKPVSEEKPAVPVTNALDPPVAEAPVFSEKEKISTVIAPKATSVISRMPHSVDLEEAPRITLVKQAPQTQTCLVNAPSPKFKQRSSTNDNSRFHPGSMSIIEERPVETGSSPGLRVNTSEGVVLLSYSGQKTEGPQRISAKISQIPPASAVDIEFQQSVSKSQIKQEPITPSQPTPKGSQTSAGYGTVSTHSSLVLGSQPYNTSPVISSVKQERTALEKSDSSHLSVQTPASQPGKVLTQTVNTPPVLVHNQMVVNKKLSDPAALKVETKTLQPSNLSPGVSPHHPSLSGKMHSEANHVSSGPSTPTDRAISHLGVTKQEPHSPRTSGHSPSPFPRACHPGSTSSPALSSSTPVMLAPGIPVPQYISSMHPEQSVIMPPHSVTQTVSLGHLSQGEVRMNTPPLSGIPYGIRPEALHSPRAALQPQIEIKPQRSSTPQPAPIRDIVMPPLSSQHPPEEEMHYHHTTVCRGPAPVQSDVLVMQPDYRMHPTSIRLDQYNVPRDVRMIMHPHMAAVGEHHSETRQSRTPEGAVKTPPVSKTPQPGKETPKSSEGKMAHSPHSEPRLLSVPSSSQLPGLPLTQPVVVPHGVQIMHPTGSSFHDYRSVYGDMRNYHTAAQLGHPQFPGASPIGLPSRSMTPSQGLPEGEHSHPSQPVRSKTPQIPQDPKGPPAAGPEQSHHPTVNRHAAQIDPHVHLQRAQADTGQTSYPSPVAISMKQELPSPHQPQAVPKQSMFIPTTSGPGAPPGLPLNRPEPQSALKQEPSPHPISQRPVDMVQLLTKYPIVWQGLLALKNDTAAVQLHFVSGNNVLAHRSLPAPEGGPPLRIAQRMRLEASQLEGVARRMMVESDYCLLLALPCGRDQEDVVNQTESLKAAFISYLQAKQAAGIINVPNPGSNQPAYVLQIFPPCEFSESHLSRLAPDLLASISNISPHLMIVIASV